CTTTCTTTATTTCGGACATGAGAAAGAGGGCATACCGCTACTGCTCAAATATGGCCTGTCCGAAGTGAGCCGGACTGAACTGGAAAAAAATAAGGAAGAACTGAACTTATCGCGCTATGCCGCCATGAGGTTTCAATGCAGTGAGTACTTCGCGCAAAATATGGCCATGACGTTGGGGTTGAGACGTGAGTTAAGCCGTAATAGGGCACTCAAGCAAAAATTGATAGAAAAGGGGCAAGCAAAACACTTGACACCTGATGAATGGGATAGTTGGGACGAGGATTTTATAGATGGCTTGTTATGCCGATATGTTCCATGTAAATAAACAGGTGTAAATTTAACCGGAAAAAATTATGAATATAAAGGACCAGAGCCGCATCTCAAAAACCGCGGCAATTAAGTTTGTCGTCCTTCTGGGCGTCGTCAGCCTCTTTGCCGATATGACCTACGAGGGCGCCCGGAGTATCAACGGCCAATACCTCGCCATTTTGGGGGCCAGCGGTGCCGTCGTCGGCTTTGTGTCCGGGTTCGGGGAGCTTATCGGATACGGCCTGCGGCTTGTCTCAGGCTATCTCAGTGATCGAACGAAAAGATACTGGGCGATTACCTTTGTGGGCTATATCGTGAACCTGCTGGCCGTTCCCCTGCTGGCTCTGGCAGGGCATTGGGAAATAGCAGCTCTCCTCATGATTACCGAGCGTGTGGGGAAAGCGATACGCACACCTGCCCGCGATGCTATGCTCTCGCACGCTACCAGCCAGACCGGGCGGGGATGGGGCTTCGGGCTGCATGAGGCGATGGACCAGATAGGTGCCGTGACCGGCCCGCTTATCGTCAGCCTGGTGCTCTACCTCAAGGGAGCCTATCAGACTGGCTACGCCATCCTCCTGATTCCAGCGCTCCTTGCCATCAGCGTCCTAACCGCATCCCGGCTCTTATATCCTAATCCCCGCAGCCTGGAGATCGAGACAGCCAGTCCGCAACCAAAGGGTTTTACCCGTATCTTCTGGCTTTATCTCATAGCGATGGCGTTTATTGCTTTGGGCTATGCTGACTTCCCTCTTGTTGCTTTCCATTTTGAGAAAACCGGGGCCGTTTCAGTGGCGCTCATCCCAATTCTCTATGCCGTAGCGATGGACGTAGATGCTCTCGCAGCGCTTATTTTTGGTCGCCTCTTTGACCGGAAAGGCATCCCCATCCTCATAGTAGCCGCCCTTATCTCAGCTTTCTTCGCTCCGTTTGCCTTCTCCAATACCTTTACCTTTGCCCTTTTCGGTATGGTGCTGTGGGGTATCGGCATGGGAGCGCAAGAATCGGTGATGCGGGCCGCTATTGCGGATATGACACCGGCAGATAAGAGAGGCTCCGCCTATGGCATCTTCAACACCATTTATGGCGTCTCGTGGTTTCTGGGAAGCGCCTTTCTGGGCCTGCTCTACGACATTTCCATCCCTGCGCTGATGGCTTTCTCGGTTGGAGCACAGCTTGCGGCCATCCCATTTCTCATACTGGTGAGAAGAGCGTATACACCAAAGACAACAACTTAGTTTATTAGTCGACTAGTCTTACTTCTAGGTACATGGTAACATGGAAGGAGTCAAATGGTTTTAGTGCTATTCGTCGGAGCGGGCGGGTTCCTGGGTTCCATAGCGCGTTATCTTTTAAGCGGCTGGGTGCAGCGCGCTACCCAGGACTCGTGGTTCCCTTACGGCACCATGTCGGTCAACCTGCTGGGTTGTCTCGTCATCGGCATACTGGCCGGCCTGGCCGAGAGCCGCGGCATCCTCACGCCCAACAGCCGCGCCTTTCTTCTGATTGGGGTGCTCGGGGGGTTCACCACCTTCTCCAGCTTCAGCTACGACACCGCCTCCCTTTTCAGCGGCGGGCGCACGCTGGCCGCATTGCTGAATATCACTGTTCAGGTTATCCTTGGTGTTGCCGCCACCTGGCTGAGTTACCATCTGGTACAGAGGATAGGAGGCCCCGCATGATTCTGCCTGAAGAAGGACAGCTATTACGTATCTTTATTGGGGAAAGCGACCGCTACGAAGGCCTGCCGCTCTACGAATGGATCGTGCGCCAGGCGCGCCAGCGCGGTCTGGCGGGCGCTACGGTGCTGCGCGGCATCGCCGGATACGGTGCCGCCTCGCGCATCCACACCAGCAATATCCTGCGCCTGTCGCTGGACCTGCCCATCATCATCGAGATAGTGGATAAATCCGAGCGCATAGAGGCTTTCCTGCCTCTTGTCGACGTGGCCGTGAAGGAAGGAATGGTCACCACGGAGAAGGCCTATATCAAGCTTTACCGGGCCGTCAAGGGAAAACAGCCGGATAAGCCTGAACAAACCTAAAAGCGTTTGACACTTTCGAAGATGAATAACGCAGCGACTGGCGCGGTTGCCCCGGCAGGCGCATCGGATTCGAAGCATAGTTACCTGACTAAAACGAGGTTGCCACCCAAAACTCAGTATCATCTCCCATCCACCGAGGACACCCCCTTTTCCGCTAAATTAAGGCACGGATATCAGGATATATGCAAAAGTTCAGAAACATATTGGACTCTCTGGGAGGTGAAGATGGGGAGTCCGGATGAAGCAAATCTATGTAGAAAGTTATTACCGGAGCGGCTAT
This Dehalococcoidia bacterium DNA region includes the following protein-coding sequences:
- a CDS encoding MFS transporter → MNIKDQSRISKTAAIKFVVLLGVVSLFADMTYEGARSINGQYLAILGASGAVVGFVSGFGELIGYGLRLVSGYLSDRTKRYWAITFVGYIVNLLAVPLLALAGHWEIAALLMITERVGKAIRTPARDAMLSHATSQTGRGWGFGLHEAMDQIGAVTGPLIVSLVLYLKGAYQTGYAILLIPALLAISVLTASRLLYPNPRSLEIETASPQPKGFTRIFWLYLIAMAFIALGYADFPLVAFHFEKTGAVSVALIPILYAVAMDVDALAALIFGRLFDRKGIPILIVAALISAFFAPFAFSNTFTFALFGMVLWGIGMGAQESVMRAAIADMTPADKRGSAYGIFNTIYGVSWFLGSAFLGLLYDISIPALMAFSVGAQLAAIPFLILVRRAYTPKTTT
- a CDS encoding DUF190 domain-containing protein; translated protein: MILPEEGQLLRIFIGESDRYEGLPLYEWIVRQARQRGLAGATVLRGIAGYGAASRIHTSNILRLSLDLPIIIEIVDKSERIEAFLPLVDVAVKEGMVTTEKAYIKLYRAVKGKQPDKPEQT
- the crcB gene encoding fluoride efflux transporter CrcB; translation: MVLVLFVGAGGFLGSIARYLLSGWVQRATQDSWFPYGTMSVNLLGCLVIGILAGLAESRGILTPNSRAFLLIGVLGGFTTFSSFSYDTASLFSGGRTLAALLNITVQVILGVAATWLSYHLVQRIGGPA